In Sphingomonas sanxanigenens DSM 19645 = NX02, the following proteins share a genomic window:
- a CDS encoding MBL fold metallo-hydrolase encodes MTTKGGFEVKSLTKVLPAIAAAFLPLSVSAEPAHAARVERSAAQAPGFYRVMLGDFEITVLTDGTTPVPFADLLHGISRGELAEIFRAAGEPLDRETSINSFLIDTGERRILIEAGAGRLFGDCCGRLPAMLKEAGYSPESIDTVLLTHVHGDHSGGLTVEGRRVFPNAEIYLAKQELEYWLSDAAKARAKASHSKMFEEGRAALAPYYAAGRIRTFTAPAELFPGIRATAAPGHTPGHSFFEIESRGNRLRVVGDIIHAAEIQLPRPDITIDFDADEARAAKTRTAALAELAGTHELVAAPHVSFPGLGHVVRAGVGYAWTPIPYSAAVRQVGH; translated from the coding sequence TCTTGCCTGCTATCGCAGCAGCATTTTTGCCCCTGTCAGTTTCGGCAGAGCCGGCACATGCGGCGAGGGTAGAGCGGTCAGCAGCGCAGGCGCCCGGTTTCTATCGGGTGATGCTTGGCGATTTTGAGATCACCGTTTTGACGGACGGCACCACGCCGGTGCCTTTCGCCGACCTGCTCCATGGCATCAGCCGTGGGGAACTGGCCGAGATCTTTCGCGCTGCCGGCGAGCCGCTCGACCGCGAAACTTCGATCAACAGCTTCCTGATCGACACGGGCGAGCGCCGTATCCTGATTGAGGCAGGCGCGGGACGGTTGTTTGGCGACTGCTGCGGGCGTCTCCCGGCCATGCTGAAGGAAGCAGGCTATTCGCCGGAGTCGATCGACACGGTGCTCCTGACGCATGTTCACGGTGACCATTCGGGTGGCCTGACCGTGGAGGGTCGTCGAGTCTTTCCGAACGCCGAGATCTACCTCGCTAAGCAGGAGCTCGAATATTGGCTGAGCGACGCGGCTAAGGCACGGGCAAAAGCCAGTCACAGCAAGATGTTCGAAGAGGGGCGTGCGGCCCTTGCACCCTATTACGCGGCGGGTCGTATCCGTACCTTCACCGCGCCGGCGGAGTTGTTTCCCGGCATTCGTGCGACCGCCGCACCCGGCCACACGCCCGGGCACAGTTTCTTCGAGATCGAGAGCCGCGGGAATCGCTTACGCGTGGTCGGCGACATCATCCACGCGGCCGAGATTCAGCTGCCGCGACCCGACATCACAATCGATTTTGACGCCGACGAAGCGCGGGCGGCAAAGACGAGGACGGCCGCCCTGGCGGAGCTTGCCGGTACCCACGAGCTCGTGGCAGCGCCCCATGTCTCCTTCCCGGGCCTGGGACATGTCGTGCGTGCCGGCGTCGGTTACGCCTGGACGCCGATCCCCTATTCCGCGGCCGTTCGGCAGGTAGGGCACTGA